AGGTCTCGGCCTACGCAGCTTCGCAGCCGCCGACCAAGCTCGGCCTGCGCGCCGGCTCGACCATCGAGGTCGAGGACGCGATCAAGAGCATGATCACCCTCTCGGCCAACGACTCCTCCGTCGTGGTCGCCGAGAACATCGCCGGCTCCGAAGAGGCCTTCGCCGAGCAAATGACGCGCAAGGCGCGCTCGCTCGGCATGGACTCGACCCGCTTCTATAACCCGCACGGCCTGCCGAACTCGCCGCCGAACATCACCACGGCGCGCGACCTGACCATCCTGGCCCGGGCGATCCAGGAGCGCTTCCCGCGCTATTTCCCGCTCTTCCAGACGCGCTCCTTCCAATACGGCTCGCGCACCATTCGCGGGCATAACCGCCTGCTCGGCAGGATCGAGGGCGTCGACGGCATCAAGACCGGCTACACCCGCGCGTCCGGCTTCAACCTGATGACCTCGGCCAAGTCGGAAGGTCGCCAGATCGTCTCGATCGTGCTCGGCGGTCGCTCCGGCGCCTCGCGCGACAAGATCATGTCCGATCTCGTCCTCGCCAGCCTGCCGCGCGCCAGCACCGGCGGCCGCAGCGCCCCGATGATCGCCGAGGCCACCGAGCCGCAGCAGGAGCGTTATCGTGCTCCGGCTCCGGCCCCGGTTCCCGAGCCGCCTGCTCGCCCGGCGCTCGTCGCCCAGGCGCCCGAGCCCACCCCTGCGCCGATCCCGGTGCCGCGTCCGCGCGCCGAGCCGGACGTGCCCGCCGCCGCCCGCGCCTATGCCGCGACCACGACGACCGCCCAGATGCCGCCGCCGCGCGCCCTCAGCGGCAGCGCCCAGGCGCTCGCCCTCTCCAACATGCGTCCGGTCGCCGCGACCACGACGCCGTCGGCCATGCGCTGGTCGATCGGCGCCGCCCCGGCTGAAGGCAAGGTCCTGCGCCCGCCGGCGAATGTCGACACGACCTCCTCGATCGCCAAGCTCGCCGAGCCGGCGGCCAGGGACGAGGTCCAGCCCATGCCGAAGAAGGTCGAGGCTCGCCTTCCCGAGCCGGCCCCGGCTCAGGCCAAGGTGGCGCACGTCGCCAAGGCGCCCGAGGCCAAGGCCGAGGCCAAGCTGCCCGAGAAGACCGCGATCGCCTCGAAATGGGTGATCCAGCTCGGCGCCACCGACGACGAGGCCAAGGCCAAGGACATCCTCAGCCGCGCCCGCGCCAAGGCCTCCGGTTCGCTCGCCGATGCCTCGGCCTTCACCGAGAAGGTCGAGAAGGGTGGTGCCACCCTGTTCCGCGCCCGCTTCGCCGGCTTCGAGGAGTCCAAGGACGCCGAAAAGGCCTGCGCCCAGCTCAAGCGCGGCGGCTTCTCCTGCTTCGCCACCCGCGGCTGACCGATCCGGAAAGGAGATCAGTCATGCTTTTTCAGCAAGGTATCCTTGGCCTGGTTGACACGAGCGGCAAGCCCGCTGGTGCCGCCGGCATCCGGATGGATCCGCTTCATCAGGCCCCGATGGGCATCGCGGATCGCCTCCGGGCCCGCCCCCGGCTGAAGCCCCAGGATCTCGTAGGCCTCCTCGTCCGACATCGCGCCCGTGCGCGCCGGGCCGCGCTGCCCCGCGTCGCGGTGACGATCAGCGTCTTCACGCCATCCGGGCGCCCGGCGGTCGAGATATGCCTCTAGCAGGCGCGCCCCGTCGGGGTCTCCCGCGAGGCACTCGCGCAGCAGCGTACTGAGTTCGGTGGGGTTGAGATCGTCGAGATCGCGCCCCGCATAAGTGCCGGCCAGGACCTTGCCCCTGATGCCGCCACTGTCATGGTCGAGCTCCATCTCCAGCAGGCTCGATGCAACCTTCGAGCGTCCGGCCGAGCCGGTCCCGCCCCAGTCCTTCGCCCATTCCGGCATCTTGAGCCCACCCGGGCCATAGGCGCTCCAGCCGAGCAACCAGGCGCCAAGCCCGCCCAGGAAGATCGCCATGTCCGGGCGGCCGCGCAGCATCAGCAGCGCCGCGACACCGAGCGACAGCGTGCCGCCGACGACCTTGCCGAGCCGGACCAGCTTCTTCGGATCGGAGCCAGCGAAGAGCTTGGCCAGCCACCAGATCAGGATCAGCGTGGCGATACCGTAGAGCAGACTCACGATGTGCGGCCCTCCATCGCCGTGAGCAGCCTTTGCGCCGCAGCATTCTGCCCCGCGAGCTTCAACAGCGCCTCGCGTCCGCCGCTGGCGTAGGCCGCCGCGCCGCGCAGCAGGTCGAGCAGGGAATTCGGCGCGTTGACGTCGAAGCGGGCATGGGCGCCGCCGGTCAAGCGTGCGATCTCGGCGAAGGCGGCGCTGGCATCCGGATCGGCCCCTTCCTGAAACAGGAAGCCCTTGATGCCGCGCAGGCCGAGTTCGCCGGCAAGCGCGCAGAGCCGGTCGACATCTTCCTCCATCGCATCGCCGACATAGACGAAGGCGCGGATCGGCACCTGCCGCTCCTCGTCGCGGATATGCTTGAGCACGCGGCCGATCTGCGTCTGGCCGCCGCGGCAATCGATCTTGTTCATCAGCCCGGTCAGGCGCTGCGGCTCGCCGAGCCAGCCCGAAGCGCGGCATTCGTCGAAGCCGCGGAAATAGACAAGCTGAACCGCAAGCCCACCGGTTTTAGCGGCGACCTCGAACATCTGCCCCTGCAGCGAGCACGCCAGATCCCAGCTCGGCTGCCGGCTCATCGTCGCGTCGAGCGCGAAGACCAGCCGCCCGGCCTGCCCGGTCGCCAGCGGTGCGAGCTGCTTCGCCGCAGCGACGAAGCGATCGATCTCGCCGGGCTTCGAACGCGCAGCGCTTTCGGCCGGGCGCGTCTCGCCCGCTTTGCCCACTGCCTTGCCATTGTCGCGCGTCATGCTCTTCGCCGGGATTCGCTCATGTCAGAGATATTGGCCGCGCCGCCGGCATTTGCTACCCGTCCCCAACCGCGCGCTTTCCGTTCGACCGGCGACGGTCGAACGATCAGAATTCGCGCAACTCAATAGTACGGCATGTTCTGACCGCAAAAGTGGGACCACTTTTGCGGAACATGCCTGGGGAGAAGCGCCATGTCGCAGGTCGCGGTTTTCGAGACGGTCAAGGCGATGCGCGAGGCCGTCGCGGCCTGGCATGCAGCCGGCGAGAAGGTCGCGCTCGTGCCGACCATGGGTGCGCTGCACGAGGGCCATATCGCGCTCGTCACCGAGGCGCAGAAGCATGCTCGCCGCGTCATCGTCTCGATCTTCGTCAACCCGACGCAGTTCGCCCCGCACGAGGACTTCAAGAAGTACCCGCGTACCTTCGACAGCGACCGCGCCCAGCTCGAGGCGGCCAACGCCGACGCGATCTATTTCCCCGCCGTCGAGGAGATGTATCCGCCGGGCTTCGCCAGCCGCGTGCTGCTGCTCGGCCCGGCCGCCGTCAGCCTGGAAGACCGCTTCCGCCCCACGCATTTCGAAGGCGTCGCAACGGTTTGCTGCAAGCTCTTCACGCAAAGCAAGGCCGATTTCGCCGTCTTCGGCGAGAAGGACTATCAGCAGCTCAAGGTGGTGACGCGCATGGCCCGCGACCTCGATCTCGGCATCGAGATCGTGCCGCTGGCGACCTTCCGCGAGGCAGACGGGCTCGCAATGTCCTCGCGCAACCGCTACCTCTCGGCGCAGGAACGCGCCCTAGCCCCGACGCTGCACAAGGTGATGCAGGCCCTCGCCGCCCGCATCCGCAATGACGATCCGCTGTTCCAGGCGGTCGCCGACGCGCAGAACGAGATCATCACCGCAGGCTTCGAGCTCGACTATCTCGAAGCCCGCCATGCCGACACGCTGGCGCCGGTGACCTCGCGCTCCGATGGCCCGATTCGCCTGCTGATCGCGGCGCGGATCGGCGGGACCAGGCTGATCGACAATATCGGGGTGTAGGCCGCGCAAATGGCTCGGATGCGATCAACGCCGGCTTTGCTCAGATTCTTGCAGAGCACGATTCTGGCTGCAGTGCTCGGCTTCGGGTCAGCGAGCCCCACCCACGCACTGGCAGCGCTGATTCGTATCGACAAGCCTCTGCCAAACGACCTGAAAGATCGCGTCACCGAGCTTCTGAAAAGAGTTCGCCCAGCCGATTGGGAACAGGCGGTCGCAGGGAGCAAGGTCGCCTGGCACGCCTCCTGGAGCAACACCGTGCTTCTTCGGGTCGAAGCAGGATGTTTCGAGCGGCAATGCATGACACTCGTCGGGCGCCTGACAGATCAGGCGATCAATCTCGAACTGACGATGTTGGCTGACGACACCGTCTCGATGCATGACGTGTTCAATCATTTCTGGGGCACCGAGTCGTCACCGCCCTGGGTTTTCAAGACTGGCGGCAACACAGGTCTGGTCGCAATCCAACGCGACCAGGGATGGCTTCTAACAGCTTGCAAC
This genomic interval from Bosea sp. 29B contains the following:
- a CDS encoding D-alanyl-D-alanine carboxypeptidase: MASGCVGSRRGRWLAFIGVVSIAAVALTATVSPAEAARKKRRHVSGGYAPPYAAMVVDAKSGRTLHAVNEDAPRIPASLTKVMTLYMLFEQMERGRFTMNSELKVSAYAASQPPTKLGLRAGSTIEVEDAIKSMITLSANDSSVVVAENIAGSEEAFAEQMTRKARSLGMDSTRFYNPHGLPNSPPNITTARDLTILARAIQERFPRYFPLFQTRSFQYGSRTIRGHNRLLGRIEGVDGIKTGYTRASGFNLMTSAKSEGRQIVSIVLGGRSGASRDKIMSDLVLASLPRASTGGRSAPMIAEATEPQQERYRAPAPAPVPEPPARPALVAQAPEPTPAPIPVPRPRAEPDVPAAARAYAATTTTAQMPPPRALSGSAQALALSNMRPVAATTTPSAMRWSIGAAPAEGKVLRPPANVDTTSSIAKLAEPAARDEVQPMPKKVEARLPEPAPAQAKVAHVAKAPEAKAEAKLPEKTAIASKWVIQLGATDDEAKAKDILSRARAKASGSLADASAFTEKVEKGGATLFRARFAGFEESKDAEKACAQLKRGGFSCFATRG
- a CDS encoding molecular chaperone DnaJ, coding for MSLLYGIATLILIWWLAKLFAGSDPKKLVRLGKVVGGTLSLGVAALLMLRGRPDMAIFLGGLGAWLLGWSAYGPGGLKMPEWAKDWGGTGSAGRSKVASSLLEMELDHDSGGIRGKVLAGTYAGRDLDDLNPTELSTLLRECLAGDPDGARLLEAYLDRRAPGWREDADRHRDAGQRGPARTGAMSDEEAYEILGLQPGAGPEAIRDAHRGLMKRIHPDAGGTSGLAARVNQAKDTLLKKHD
- a CDS encoding VWA domain-containing protein, with protein sequence MTRDNGKAVGKAGETRPAESAARSKPGEIDRFVAAAKQLAPLATGQAGRLVFALDATMSRQPSWDLACSLQGQMFEVAAKTGGLAVQLVYFRGFDECRASGWLGEPQRLTGLMNKIDCRGGQTQIGRVLKHIRDEERQVPIRAFVYVGDAMEEDVDRLCALAGELGLRGIKGFLFQEGADPDASAAFAEIARLTGGAHARFDVNAPNSLLDLLRGAAAYASGGREALLKLAGQNAAAQRLLTAMEGRTS
- the panC gene encoding pantoate--beta-alanine ligase, translated to MSQVAVFETVKAMREAVAAWHAAGEKVALVPTMGALHEGHIALVTEAQKHARRVIVSIFVNPTQFAPHEDFKKYPRTFDSDRAQLEAANADAIYFPAVEEMYPPGFASRVLLLGPAAVSLEDRFRPTHFEGVATVCCKLFTQSKADFAVFGEKDYQQLKVVTRMARDLDLGIEIVPLATFREADGLAMSSRNRYLSAQERALAPTLHKVMQALAARIRNDDPLFQAVADAQNEIITAGFELDYLEARHADTLAPVTSRSDGPIRLLIAARIGGTRLIDNIGV